One Benincasa hispida cultivar B227 chromosome 5, ASM972705v1, whole genome shotgun sequence genomic window carries:
- the LOC120077259 gene encoding uncharacterized protein LOC120077259, whose translation MKGGLRFGRKWKLSPRFIELFDVLERIGHIAYRLALPPSLSAVHNVFHVLMVRKYVIDVSHIVDFEPSQSSENLIYEEKPIQILAREVKVLNNREIALVKVLW comes from the coding sequence ATGAAAGGTGGTCTAAGGTTTGGGAGAAAATGGAAGTTGAGTCCCCGTTTCATTGAACTATTTGATGTTTTGGAGCGGATTGGCCACATAGCTTACCGATTAGCATTGCCACCGTCTCTTTCTGCAGTTCACAATGTCTTTCATGTCTTAATGGTGAGGAAGTATGTgatagatgtatctcatatagtAGACTTCGAGCCCTCACAGTCAAGTGAGAACTTAATTTATGAAGAGAAGCCTATACAAATTCTTGCTAGGGAAGTGAAAGTTTTGAATAACAGAGAGATAGCACTAGTAAAGGTTTTATGGTAA
- the LOC120078133 gene encoding protein RETICULATA-RELATED 1, chloroplastic, whose protein sequence is MSHAVFQTAQIMPINTQLPTNKLWLPSAVKLGPCHRNRAVLVVKAFTTSPPSSSSSSSSGVSYVDSIALLERCFGAPSAPAGCDPLIAISSSSFGPVMKGQYGALGSVTLEKSKLDLSQKQSKSSPETAIGGGGGDIGKKINHGGGDGGDDDGDDDDYYDEFDDGDEGDEGGLFRRRKFLEELFDRKFVDAVLNEWQKTMMDLPAGLRQAYEMGLVSSAQMVKFLSMNARPTTTRFISRALPQGISRAFIGRMIADPAFLYRLLLEQATTIGCSAWWEIKNRKDRIKQEWDLALINVLTVTACNAIVVWSLAPCRSYGNTFRFDLQNTLQKLPNNIFEKSYPMREFDLQKRIHSFFYKAAELCMVGITAGAAQGALSNFLSSKKQERLSVSVPTVSTNALGYGAFLGLYANLRYQLLCGFDRAMINHFDVIEVALFFSSALRVLNVQLGERSRLAWLGVEADPLVQSSELLKKVYNRPSEDVSKSSSKWFISKNAIISGLGLLGLKQTGADSISEGESVPKARRKRIVRRKVTAGSS, encoded by the exons ATGTCTCATGCGGTGTTTCAAACGGCTCAAATCATGCCCATTAACACCCAGCTTCCCACCAACAAGCTATGGCTTCCCTCGGCTGTTAAGCTCGGTCCCTGCCACCGAAACAGAGCAGTTCTGGTGGTAAAGGCCTTCACAACTTCTcctccttcttcctcttcttcttcttcttcgggTGTTTCATATGTGGATTCCATTGCTCTGCTGGAGCGTTGCTTTGGAGCTCCATCTGCGCCTGCTGGTTGTGACCCATTAATCGCCatatcttcttcctcttttggtCCTGTTATGAAAGGCCAATATGGTGCCCTTGGTTCTGTAACCTTGGAGAAATCCAAGCTTGATTTGTCTCAGAAGCAGTCCAAGTCTAGTCCTGAG ACTGCCATTGGGGGAGGTGGTGGAGATATTGGCAAGAAAATTAATCATGGTGGTGGTGATGGTGGAGACGATGATGGTGATGATGATGATTACTATGATGAATTTGATGATGGGGACGAGGGAGATGAGGGTGGCCTGTTCcggagaaggaaatttcttgaagaG CTTTTTGATCGTAAATTTGTAGATGCAGTATTAAACGAGTGGCAGAAGACAATGATGGATTTGCCTGCTGGACTTCGTCAGGCTTATGAAATG GGTTTAGTCAGCTCGGCTCAAATGGTAAAATTCTTATCAATGAATGCCAGGCCAACTACAACTCGGTTCATTTCACGAGCACTTCCTCAAGGAATCTCACGGGCTTTTATTGGCAG GATGATAGCCGATCCTGCCTTTCTCTATAGGCTTCTTTTAGAGCAGGCTACTACAATTGGTTGTTCAGCTTGGTGGGAAATAAAGAATCGCAAGGACAG GATAAAACAGGAATGGGATCTGGCGCTCATTAATGTTCTAACAGTTACTGCCTGCAATGCTATAGTTGTTTGGTCACTTGCTCCTTGTCGATCATATGGAAATACATTCCGATTTGATTTGCAAAATACATTACAGAAGCTTcccaataatatatttgaaaaaagttATCCTATGAGGGAATTTGACTTACAAAAGAGAATCCATTCTTTCTTCTACAAAGCTGCAGAGTTGTGCATGGTCGGTATAACTGCAGGAGCCGCTCAAGGCGCTTTGTCCAATTTTCTCTCTAGTAAAAAGCAGGAAAG GTTATCTGTATCAGTTCCAACTGTGAGTACCAATGCTCTCGGCTATGGTGCTTTTCTCGGGCTCTATGCAAATCTCCGGTATCAGTTATTATGCGGTTTTGACAGAGCAATGATCAATCATTTTGATGTTATTGAGGTAGCTCTGTTTTTCAGCTCTGCATTGAG GGTTTTGAATGTGCAACTAGGAGAAAGATCAAGACTGGCTTGGCTTGGAGTGGAGGCTGATCCACTGGTTCAGTCAAGTGAACTCTTGAAGAAGGTTTACAACCGACCTTCTGAAGACGTTAGTAAGTCTTCCTCAAAATggtttatttctaagaatgcCATCATTTCTGGCCTTGGACTCCTTGGTCTCAAACAGACCGGTGCCGACTCCATCTCTGAAGGTGAATCAGTACCCAAAGCACGGAGGAAGAGAATTGTTCGGAGAAAGGTAACGGCAGGTTCCTCGTGA